The following coding sequences are from one Oryzisolibacter sp. LB2S window:
- a CDS encoding ATP-binding cassette domain-containing protein: MSPLFEVQDLRKRYGGNTVVDGVSFAIAPGECLGVIGPNGAGKTTTIRMCLGLTAPDAGSVHFYPGAAATPLAMPQDALAIKAQLGVVAQFDSLDPDFSCAENLRVFGRYFGLKGAAMQARIAPLLEFAALTTKADARPGALSGGMRRRLSLARALVNDPRLLLLDEPTTGLDPQARHLMWERLQQLLQQGKSILLTTHFMDEAERLCSRLLVLDHGRKIAEGRPRELIAEHLEREVVEAYGNGALTLAHDARLRQLAARVEVSGETVFFYTQDARPLLAALADHAQLRTLHRPANLEDLFLKLTGRQIREDA; this comes from the coding sequence ATGAGCCCGCTCTTCGAAGTCCAGGACCTGCGCAAACGCTACGGCGGCAACACCGTGGTCGACGGTGTGTCGTTCGCCATCGCCCCCGGGGAATGCCTGGGCGTGATCGGCCCCAACGGTGCGGGCAAGACCACCACCATCCGCATGTGCCTGGGCCTGACCGCGCCCGACGCGGGCAGCGTGCACTTCTACCCCGGCGCGGCCGCCACGCCGCTGGCCATGCCCCAGGACGCGCTGGCCATCAAGGCGCAGCTGGGCGTGGTGGCGCAGTTCGACAGCCTGGACCCGGACTTCAGCTGCGCGGAGAACCTGCGCGTGTTCGGGCGCTACTTCGGCCTCAAGGGCGCGGCCATGCAGGCGCGCATCGCGCCGCTGCTCGAATTTGCCGCGCTCACCACCAAGGCCGACGCGCGGCCCGGCGCGCTGTCGGGCGGCATGCGCCGACGCCTGTCGCTCGCGCGCGCCCTGGTCAACGACCCGCGCCTATTGCTGCTCGACGAGCCCACCACCGGCCTGGACCCGCAGGCGCGCCACCTGATGTGGGAGCGGCTGCAGCAGCTGCTGCAGCAGGGCAAGTCCATCCTGCTGACCACGCATTTCATGGACGAGGCCGAGCGCCTGTGCTCGCGCCTGCTGGTGCTCGACCATGGCCGCAAGATCGCCGAGGGCCGGCCGCGCGAGCTCATCGCCGAGCATCTGGAGCGCGAGGTGGTCGAGGCCTACGGCAACGGCGCCCTGACGCTGGCCCACGACGCGCGCCTGCGCCAGCTCGCCGCGCGCGTCGAGGTCAGCGGCGAGACCGTGTTCTTCTACACCCAGGACGCACGCCCGCTGCTCGCTGCCCTGGCCGACCATGCCCAGCTGCGCACCCTGCACCGCCCGGCCAATCTCGAGGACCTGTTCCTCAAGCTCACCGGCCGCCAGATTCGTGAGGATGCCTGA
- a CDS encoding cation diffusion facilitator family transporter, whose product MRPAASTPLHVPAWMTPHNLLRASVGVAVLTIALKTLAWWVSGSVGLLSDALESFVNLAGAMFALAMVTVARRPADADHPYGHHKAEYFSSGFEGILIVGASVAIFWAAVMRLVHPQPLEQLGWGMGLSLLSTACNGLLAWGMLRAAQVHRSLALEGDARHLMTDVWTSVGVVVGLLAAGATGWLWLDPLVAMGVALNILREGGRLIWQSSQGLMDEALEPARLARVQAVLDAYGRASGGAVHFDSLTTRRAGARSFVDLHMHVPAHWTLGRAAKARAGVEAELMATLPGLRATIELLPEGAETVFEQVEAQEEQEGKA is encoded by the coding sequence ATGCGACCCGCCGCCTCCACCCCCCTGCATGTGCCCGCCTGGATGACGCCGCACAACCTGCTGCGCGCCTCGGTGGGCGTGGCCGTGCTGACCATTGCCCTCAAGACCCTGGCCTGGTGGGTCAGCGGCTCCGTCGGGCTGCTTTCGGACGCGCTCGAATCCTTCGTCAACCTGGCAGGCGCCATGTTTGCCCTGGCCATGGTCACCGTGGCGCGCCGCCCGGCGGACGCGGACCATCCCTACGGCCACCACAAGGCGGAGTATTTCTCCTCGGGCTTCGAGGGCATCCTCATCGTCGGCGCGAGCGTCGCCATCTTCTGGGCCGCCGTGATGCGCCTCGTGCACCCGCAGCCGCTCGAGCAGCTCGGCTGGGGCATGGGCCTGTCCCTGTTGAGCACCGCCTGCAACGGCCTGCTCGCCTGGGGCATGCTGCGCGCGGCGCAGGTGCACCGCTCCCTCGCGCTCGAGGGCGACGCGCGTCACCTGATGACCGATGTGTGGACCTCCGTCGGCGTCGTCGTGGGCCTGCTGGCCGCGGGCGCCACGGGCTGGCTGTGGCTGGACCCGCTGGTGGCCATGGGCGTGGCGCTGAACATCCTGCGCGAGGGCGGCCGGCTGATCTGGCAGTCCAGCCAGGGCCTGATGGACGAGGCCCTGGAGCCCGCGCGGCTTGCGCGCGTGCAGGCCGTGCTCGACGCCTATGGCCGGGCGAGCGGCGGCGCCGTGCATTTCGACAGCCTCACCACGCGCCGCGCCGGTGCGCGCAGCTTTGTGGACCTGCACATGCATGTGCCCGCGCACTGGACGCTGGGCCGCGCGGCCAAGGCGCGCGCCGGCGTCGAGGCCGAACTGATGGCGACGCTGCCCGGCCTGCGCGCCACCATAGAGCTGCTGCCCGAGGGCGCGGAAACCGTGTTCGAGCAGGTCGAGGCACAGGAAGAACAGGAGGGCAAGGCGTGA
- a CDS encoding AMP nucleosidase, with protein sequence MATSPAFITESSLHTDPADALAQVQRIYQQQIDHLRGAMQRFVAGETPAEPVRACYPYVRVHITSVARAATQLAYGFIEGPGVYETTLTRPDLFAGYYLEQLRLLRANHGVELEVGLSRQPIPIHFSFAEHDYVEGQLSPERRMLMRDLFDLPDLAAMDDGIANGTWTPRPGQAQPLSLFTAPRVDYSLHRLRHYTGTLPEWFQNFVLFTNYQFYIDEFVRLGHAEMARPDSEYIAFIEPGNVVTRRAGLAAEPGDELGTPPPRLPQMPAYHLVRADNSGITMVNIGVGPANAKTITDHIAVLRPHAWMMLGHCAGLRNSQQLGDYVLAHAYVREDHVLDAELPLWVPVPALAEIQVALQQAVADVTQMPQDQLKRIMRTGTVASTDNRNWELLPDNLPQRRFSQSRAVALDMESATIAANGFRFRVPYGTLLCVSDKPLHGEIKLPGMANQFYRDRVDQHLRIGMRAIDILRAGGVQRLHSRKLRSFAEVAFQ encoded by the coding sequence ATGGCCACCTCTCCCGCCTTCATCACCGAATCCAGCCTGCACACCGACCCCGCCGACGCCCTGGCGCAGGTGCAGCGCATCTACCAGCAGCAGATCGACCACCTGCGCGGCGCCATGCAGCGCTTCGTGGCCGGCGAGACACCGGCCGAGCCGGTGCGCGCCTGCTACCCCTATGTGCGCGTGCACATCACGAGCGTGGCACGCGCGGCCACGCAGCTGGCCTACGGCTTCATCGAGGGCCCGGGGGTCTACGAGACCACGCTCACGCGGCCCGACCTGTTTGCCGGCTACTACCTCGAGCAGCTGCGCCTGCTGCGCGCCAACCATGGCGTGGAGCTGGAGGTGGGGCTGAGCCGCCAGCCCATACCCATCCACTTCTCGTTCGCCGAGCATGACTATGTCGAGGGCCAGCTCAGCCCCGAGCGGCGCATGCTGATGCGCGACCTGTTCGACCTGCCCGACCTCGCGGCAATGGACGACGGCATCGCCAACGGCACCTGGACACCGCGCCCGGGCCAGGCCCAGCCCCTGTCACTGTTCACTGCGCCGCGCGTGGACTATTCGCTGCACCGGCTTCGCCACTACACGGGCACGCTGCCCGAGTGGTTCCAGAACTTCGTGCTGTTCACCAACTACCAGTTCTACATCGACGAATTCGTGCGCCTGGGCCATGCCGAGATGGCCCGGCCCGACAGCGAATACATCGCCTTCATCGAGCCCGGCAACGTGGTCACGCGCCGCGCGGGCCTGGCCGCCGAGCCCGGCGACGAGCTCGGCACGCCGCCACCGCGCCTGCCGCAGATGCCCGCCTACCACCTGGTGCGCGCGGACAACAGCGGCATCACCATGGTCAACATCGGCGTCGGCCCGGCCAACGCCAAGACCATCACCGATCACATCGCCGTGCTGCGCCCGCATGCCTGGATGATGCTGGGCCATTGCGCGGGCCTGAGGAACAGCCAGCAGCTGGGCGACTACGTGCTGGCCCATGCCTATGTGCGCGAGGACCATGTGCTCGACGCCGAGCTGCCGCTGTGGGTACCCGTGCCCGCGCTGGCCGAAATTCAGGTCGCGCTGCAGCAGGCCGTGGCCGACGTCACGCAGATGCCGCAGGACCAGCTCAAGCGCATCATGCGCACCGGCACCGTGGCCAGCACCGACAACCGCAACTGGGAGCTGCTGCCCGACAACCTGCCCCAGCGGCGCTTCAGCCAAAGCCGCGCCGTGGCGCTGGACATGGAGAGCGCGACGATCGCCGCCAACGGCTTTCGCTTCCGCGTGCCCTACGGCACGCTGCTGTGCGTCTCCGACAAGCCGCTGCACGGCGAGATCAAGCTGCCCGGCATGGCCAACCAGTTCTACCGCGACCGCGTCGACCAGCACCTGCGCATAGGCATGCGCGCCATCGACATCCTGCGCGCGGGCGGCGTGCAGCGCCTGCACAGCCGCAAGCTGCGCAGCTTTGCGGAGGTGGCGTTCCAGTAA
- a CDS encoding sulfite exporter TauE/SafE family protein: MFETILLLVAAFFAGTLNAVAGGGSFLTLPALIFTGVPPVVANATGTVALLPGYVASIAGSREDMEPAPGLSLRSVVLLSLVGGVVGAALLLVTSDAAFRRLIPWLLLLATAMFAFGPQLRQWAGSHHGDGPPSRLKAGTGLLLVAGYGGYFNGGMGILMLALFGLLGQTRLNAMNAIKNLVSTLLTAIAVAIYAVGGIVQWKEALIMMVAATLGGYLGARGARRLPPAVLRWSIVGIGLAMTVLFFLRQ, translated from the coding sequence ATGTTTGAAACCATCCTGCTCCTCGTCGCCGCCTTCTTTGCCGGCACGCTCAACGCGGTGGCCGGCGGCGGCAGCTTTCTCACGCTGCCGGCGCTGATCTTTACCGGCGTGCCGCCCGTGGTGGCCAATGCCACGGGCACCGTGGCGCTGCTGCCGGGCTATGTGGCCAGCATTGCCGGCTCGCGCGAGGACATGGAGCCCGCGCCCGGGCTGTCGCTGCGCTCGGTGGTGCTGCTGTCGCTCGTCGGCGGCGTCGTGGGCGCGGCGCTGCTGCTCGTCACCTCGGACGCGGCCTTCAGGCGCCTCATCCCCTGGCTGCTGCTGCTGGCCACGGCCATGTTCGCCTTCGGCCCGCAGCTGCGCCAATGGGCCGGCAGCCACCATGGCGACGGCCCGCCCTCGCGCCTGAAGGCCGGCACCGGCCTGCTGCTCGTGGCCGGCTACGGCGGCTACTTCAACGGCGGCATGGGCATTCTGATGCTGGCGCTGTTCGGCCTGCTCGGTCAGACCCGGCTCAACGCCATGAACGCCATCAAGAACCTGGTCTCCACCCTGCTCACGGCGATCGCGGTGGCCATCTACGCCGTGGGCGGCATCGTGCAGTGGAAGGAGGCGCTGATCATGATGGTCGCCGCCACCCTGGGCGGCTACCTGGGCGCGCGCGGCGCGCGCCGGCTGCCGCCGGCCGTGCTGCGCTGGAGCATCGTGGGCATTGGCCTCGCGATGACGGTGCTGTTCTTCCTCAGGCAGTGA
- a CDS encoding PhoH family protein: MILRHTFTPHNNLRLTHLCGPADQHLRTIENALQVKIAHRHEQFKVDGPKVRATQAMELLQALYEMADHAIREDHLQLMLAGDSAMREDDEGAVHLTTRRSDLRARTPNQSVYLHNIATHDITFGIGPAGTGKTYLAVACAVDALERQAVQRIVLTRPAVEAGERLGFLPGDLTQKVDPYLRPLYDALYELMGFDRVQKAFERNTLEIAPLAFMRGRTLNNAFVILDEAQNTTPEQMKMFLTRIGFGARAVVTGDVSQIDLPKGSMSGLIDAERVLKRVQGIAVTRFSSSDVVRHPLVARIVDAYDAQRSRRGAGE; encoded by the coding sequence GTGATACTGCGCCACACCTTCACCCCCCACAACAATCTGCGCCTGACCCATTTGTGCGGCCCCGCCGACCAGCATCTGCGCACCATAGAGAACGCGCTGCAGGTCAAGATCGCCCACCGCCACGAGCAGTTCAAGGTGGACGGCCCCAAGGTCCGCGCCACCCAGGCCATGGAGCTCTTGCAGGCGCTCTACGAGATGGCCGACCACGCCATCCGCGAGGACCACCTGCAGCTCATGCTGGCCGGCGACAGCGCCATGCGCGAGGACGACGAGGGCGCCGTGCACCTGACCACGCGCCGCAGCGACCTGCGCGCGCGCACGCCCAACCAGAGCGTGTACCTGCACAACATCGCCACGCACGACATCACCTTCGGCATAGGCCCGGCGGGCACGGGCAAGACCTATCTGGCCGTGGCCTGCGCCGTCGATGCGCTCGAGCGCCAGGCCGTGCAGCGCATCGTGCTCACGCGCCCGGCCGTGGAGGCCGGCGAGCGCCTGGGCTTTCTGCCCGGCGACCTCACGCAGAAGGTCGACCCGTATCTGCGCCCGCTGTACGACGCGCTCTACGAGCTCATGGGCTTTGACCGCGTGCAAAAGGCCTTCGAGCGCAACACGTTGGAGATCGCGCCGCTGGCCTTCATGCGCGGCCGCACCCTGAACAACGCCTTCGTGATCCTGGACGAGGCGCAGAACACCACACCCGAGCAGATGAAGATGTTCTTGACGCGCATCGGCTTTGGCGCGCGCGCCGTGGTCACGGGCGACGTGAGCCAGATCGACCTGCCCAAGGGCAGCATGAGCGGACTCATCGACGCCGAGCGCGTCCTGAAGCGCGTGCAGGGCATTGCCGTGACGCGCTTTTCCAGCTCCGACGTGGTGCGCCACCCGCTCGTGGCGCGCATCGTCGACGCCTACGACGCCCAGCGCAGCCGCCGCGGCGCAGGGGAATGA
- the dtd gene encoding D-aminoacyl-tRNA deacylase produces MISVLQRVRQARVEIAGEVVGRIDAGLLALVCAEQGDGQPQADRLLAKILRLRIFADEAGKMNRSLQDVGGGLLVVSQFTLAADTRGGNRPGFSQAAAPAEGERLYDYFVTQARAAHPQVATGRFGADMQVHLVNDGPVTIPLRIEP; encoded by the coding sequence GTGATCAGCGTGTTGCAGCGCGTGCGCCAGGCGCGCGTGGAAATCGCGGGCGAGGTCGTCGGCCGCATCGACGCCGGGCTGCTGGCCCTGGTCTGCGCCGAGCAGGGCGACGGCCAGCCCCAGGCCGACCGGCTGCTGGCCAAGATCCTCAGGCTGCGCATCTTTGCCGACGAGGCCGGCAAGATGAACCGCAGCCTGCAGGACGTGGGCGGCGGCCTGCTCGTTGTGAGCCAGTTCACGCTGGCCGCCGACACGCGCGGCGGCAACCGCCCGGGCTTCAGCCAGGCCGCCGCGCCGGCCGAGGGCGAGCGCCTGTACGACTACTTCGTCACCCAGGCGCGCGCGGCGCACCCGCAGGTGGCCACGGGGCGCTTTGGCGCCGACATGCAGGTGCACCTGGTCAACGACGGGCCGGTGACCATTCCGCTGCGCATCGAGCCGTGA
- a CDS encoding EAL domain-containing protein, producing the protein MRTKPRTDQAPSRLAPPVGATLLHLVAQAVPVMLAYFEQGPAGLRCGFVNQRFADFLGRGVDDLIGQSARDILDAPTWQEISPLVRRALAGEAVQHVCDCPRASGTARVLEFSLQPEQATGDGDSTTRGLLMLVDDITERRAAERALRLGEERMRKFAEATEEGLVFHRDGRIVDTNDALLRMTGYTLAEAVGRSIFDFILPKYRALAQEYTRRGREYPYELAMRHKDGHIVPIEAVGKTMPGHEDEFRVVVVRDITARKQAQERARFLSLHDPLTQLPNRSHLMLELAQWTSGAFRRRRAALLFVDLDHFKTVNESLGHEAGDRLLCEMARRLQDCVKAMDFVARVGGDQFVVLLNNRRNRDAVAALADRLIERVQATYVSDGTRLSLSPSIGISVFPDDGYGPDELLRRADTAMQQAKESGRGTRLFYTADMEGQPTEVLQQEHLLRNAVFHEALELHYQPQVQLGSGRLMGFEALVRWRHPERGLVGPDEFIPLAESRGLISPIGRWVLREACRQLKAWQDEGLAMVPVAVNLSAIEFRQRDVAGEIASVLQETGLAPRYLEIEITETTLMQHAEHTRATLQALRNMGVAVTVDDFGTGYSSLIYLKRYPLDKIKVDRSFVVDTPTDGDNVAIVTAIVQLARSLQLQPVAEGVQTTAQLELLERLGCELAQGFGIARPMDAEHTHAWLRTRPQAHHVATT; encoded by the coding sequence ATGCGCACCAAGCCCCGCACCGACCAGGCCCCGAGCCGATTGGCCCCGCCCGTCGGCGCCACCTTGCTGCATCTCGTGGCCCAGGCCGTTCCGGTCATGCTGGCCTACTTCGAGCAAGGGCCCGCGGGCCTGCGCTGCGGCTTCGTCAACCAGCGCTTTGCCGACTTCCTCGGGCGTGGCGTTGACGACCTCATCGGCCAGAGCGCTCGGGACATTCTCGACGCACCGACATGGCAGGAGATCTCGCCCCTGGTGCGGCGCGCGCTCGCGGGCGAGGCCGTGCAGCATGTCTGTGACTGCCCCCGGGCCAGCGGCACTGCGCGCGTGCTGGAGTTCAGCCTGCAGCCCGAGCAGGCCACGGGCGACGGCGACAGCACCACGCGCGGCCTGCTGATGCTGGTCGACGACATCACCGAGCGCCGTGCGGCCGAGCGGGCCCTGCGCCTGGGCGAGGAGCGCATGCGCAAGTTTGCCGAGGCCACCGAGGAGGGCCTGGTGTTCCACCGCGACGGCCGCATCGTCGACACCAACGACGCCCTGCTGCGCATGACCGGCTACACGCTGGCCGAGGCCGTGGGCCGGTCGATCTTCGATTTCATCCTGCCCAAGTACCGCGCGCTGGCCCAGGAATACACGCGCCGCGGGCGCGAGTACCCCTATGAGCTGGCCATGCGCCACAAGGACGGCCACATCGTTCCCATCGAGGCCGTGGGCAAGACCATGCCCGGGCACGAGGACGAGTTCCGCGTCGTCGTGGTGCGCGACATCACGGCGCGCAAGCAGGCCCAGGAGCGCGCGCGCTTCCTGTCCCTGCACGACCCGCTGACGCAGCTGCCCAACCGCAGCCACCTGATGCTCGAGCTCGCGCAATGGACCAGCGGCGCGTTCCGGCGCAGGCGCGCGGCGCTGCTGTTCGTCGATCTGGACCACTTCAAGACCGTCAATGAATCCCTGGGCCACGAGGCCGGCGACCGGCTGCTGTGCGAGATGGCGCGGCGCCTGCAGGACTGCGTCAAGGCCATGGACTTCGTGGCGCGCGTGGGCGGCGACCAGTTCGTCGTGTTGCTGAACAACCGGCGCAATCGCGACGCCGTCGCCGCCCTGGCCGACAGGCTCATCGAGCGCGTGCAGGCCACCTATGTCAGCGACGGCACGCGCCTGTCGCTCTCGCCCTCGATAGGCATCAGCGTCTTTCCCGACGATGGCTACGGCCCCGACGAGCTGCTGCGCCGCGCCGACACCGCCATGCAGCAGGCCAAGGAAAGTGGCCGCGGCACGCGCCTGTTCTACACCGCGGACATGGAGGGGCAGCCAACCGAGGTCCTGCAGCAGGAGCATCTGCTGCGCAATGCCGTCTTCCACGAGGCCCTGGAGCTGCACTACCAGCCCCAGGTCCAGCTGGGCTCGGGCCGGCTCATGGGCTTCGAGGCGCTGGTGCGCTGGCGCCATCCCGAACGTGGCCTGGTCGGGCCCGACGAGTTCATTCCCCTGGCCGAGTCACGCGGCCTGATCTCGCCCATAGGCCGCTGGGTGCTGCGCGAGGCCTGCCGCCAGCTCAAGGCCTGGCAGGACGAGGGCCTGGCCATGGTGCCCGTGGCCGTGAACCTCTCGGCCATAGAGTTCCGCCAGCGCGACGTGGCCGGAGAGATCGCCAGCGTGCTGCAGGAGACGGGCCTGGCGCCCCGCTACCTGGAGATAGAGATCACCGAGACCACGCTGATGCAGCATGCCGAGCACACGCGCGCCACGCTGCAGGCGCTGCGCAACATGGGCGTGGCCGTCACCGTGGACGACTTCGGCACGGGCTATTCCTCGCTCATCTACCTCAAGCGCTACCCGCTGGACAAGATCAAGGTGGATCGCTCCTTCGTCGTGGACACGCCCACCGACGGGGACAACGTGGCCATCGTCACCGCCATCGTGCAGCTCGCGCGCAGCCTGCAGCTGCAGCCCGTGGCCGAGGGCGTGCAGACCACCGCGCAGCTGGAACTGCTCGAACGCCTGGGCTGCGAGCTGGCCCAGGGCTTCGGCATCGCACGCCCGATGGATGCCGAACACACCCATGCCTGGCTGCGCACGAGGCCGCAGGCCCACCACGTGGCGACGACATGA
- a CDS encoding endoproteinase ArgC: MSNDHMRIGRAGACTLPLALLLVACGGGGGGGDTAGGGDAITPVWSERIEPYEPKAAPAMPQASGALARAPAGAAAVIALGPLPSGQRMAAAPVDAGAPRQIGQARALPETASVAATSALLHWQTTARGTQVAALRFAAQGARGLRLGVLVQGLPPGALLRFVGAADAVHEVDAQQLQALAARNASAGVSDEIARTYWGPDSRSDEATLEVEIPAGAHPAAVRLAVPRLAHLFMTAAEAENAVITKAAAVGCQVDVSCHPDYLEQSRSVARMTYKAEDDKFYFCTGTLLNDMASSGTPYFLSAQHCIPSQAVASTLETEWLYRSESCGSAAASPARRTLVGGATLLYASADTDTAFMRLNATVPASVIYAGSYYGGVPVGQALAGLHHADGEPLKLSLGTLLGYSSCTESSCSASGIAGNFLRVDWQQGSTELGSSGSGIFVTIGATRYLAGQLHGGNARCDRPDGLDFYGRFDRSYRAALRQWLNP, from the coding sequence ATGAGCAATGACCACATGAGGATCGGCAGGGCAGGGGCCTGCACCCTGCCGCTCGCGCTGCTGCTGGTCGCCTGCGGTGGTGGCGGCGGCGGTGGCGACACCGCGGGCGGCGGCGACGCCATCACACCGGTGTGGAGCGAGCGCATAGAGCCCTACGAGCCCAAGGCTGCGCCCGCCATGCCGCAGGCCTCGGGCGCGCTGGCCCGCGCCCCGGCCGGCGCCGCGGCGGTGATTGCGCTCGGGCCCCTGCCGTCCGGCCAGCGCATGGCGGCTGCGCCCGTGGACGCGGGCGCGCCGCGCCAGATCGGCCAGGCGCGCGCGCTGCCCGAGACGGCCAGCGTTGCCGCCACATCGGCCCTGCTGCACTGGCAGACCACGGCGCGCGGCACGCAGGTGGCGGCGCTGCGCTTTGCCGCCCAGGGGGCGCGTGGGCTGCGCCTGGGCGTGCTGGTGCAGGGCCTGCCGCCGGGGGCGCTGCTGCGCTTCGTGGGTGCGGCCGACGCCGTTCATGAGGTGGACGCCCAGCAGCTGCAGGCCCTGGCCGCACGCAATGCGAGCGCGGGCGTGAGCGACGAGATCGCGCGCACCTACTGGGGGCCCGACTCGCGCAGCGACGAGGCCACGCTCGAGGTCGAGATACCCGCCGGCGCCCATCCCGCCGCCGTGCGGCTGGCCGTGCCGCGGCTCGCGCATCTGTTCATGACGGCGGCCGAGGCGGAAAACGCCGTGATCACCAAGGCCGCCGCCGTGGGCTGCCAGGTGGACGTGAGCTGCCACCCCGATTACCTCGAGCAAAGCCGCTCCGTCGCGCGCATGACCTACAAGGCCGAGGACGACAAGTTCTATTTCTGCACGGGCACGCTGCTCAACGACATGGCGTCGAGCGGCACGCCGTACTTTCTGAGCGCCCAGCATTGCATACCGAGCCAGGCCGTGGCCTCCACGCTGGAGACCGAATGGCTGTACCGCTCAGAGAGCTGCGGCAGCGCGGCGGCCAGCCCGGCGCGGCGGACTCTCGTCGGCGGCGCCACCTTGCTCTATGCCTCGGCCGACACCGACACGGCCTTCATGCGGCTCAACGCCACCGTGCCGGCGAGCGTCATCTATGCGGGCTCGTACTACGGCGGTGTGCCCGTGGGCCAGGCGCTGGCCGGTCTGCACCATGCCGACGGCGAGCCGCTCAAGCTCAGCCTGGGCACGCTGCTGGGCTACAGCAGCTGCACGGAATCGAGCTGCAGCGCCAGCGGCATCGCGGGCAACTTCCTGCGTGTGGACTGGCAGCAGGGCAGCACCGAGCTGGGCAGCAGCGGATCGGGCATCTTCGTCACCATTGGCGCCACGCGCTATCTGGCCGGGCAGCTCCATGGCGGCAACGCCCGCTGCGACCGGCCCGATGGGCTGGACTTCTACGGCCGCTTCGACCGCAGCTACCGCGCCGCGCTCCGGCAATGGCTGAACCCCTGA
- the ybeY gene encoding rRNA maturation RNase YbeY, which produces MALNHLTLSLQFAPEAAAHRAQLPRHKVTRWIRHALALDAEITVRIVGADEGQRLNREFRHKDYATNVLTFDYQQEPTVLADLVLCAPVVEREAREQGKTLEEHYAHLLVHGTLHAQGWDHETSEEDAQEMEAYETAILQELGFADPYGG; this is translated from the coding sequence ATGGCATTGAATCACCTGACCCTGTCCCTGCAGTTCGCCCCCGAGGCCGCGGCGCACCGCGCCCAGCTGCCGCGCCACAAGGTCACGCGCTGGATACGCCACGCACTGGCGCTGGACGCCGAGATCACCGTGCGCATCGTCGGAGCCGACGAGGGCCAGCGCCTGAACCGCGAGTTCCGCCACAAGGACTACGCCACCAATGTGCTGACCTTCGACTACCAGCAGGAGCCCACCGTGCTCGCCGACCTGGTGCTCTGCGCCCCCGTGGTCGAGCGCGAGGCGCGCGAGCAGGGCAAGACGCTCGAGGAGCATTACGCCCACCTGCTCGTGCACGGCACGCTGCACGCCCAGGGCTGGGACCACGAGACCAGCGAGGAGGACGCCCAGGAGATGGAGGCCTACGAGACCGCCATCCTGCAGGAGCTCGGCTTTGCCGACCCCTACGGCGGCTGA
- the ruvA gene encoding Holliday junction branch migration protein RuvA codes for MIGKLTGALLEKNPPEVLLDCHGVGYEVLVPMSTFYNLPAVGERVSLLTQFIVREDAQLLYGFATQAERQAFRELIKVSGVGPRTALSILSGMGVADLAQAVSLQEAGRLVKVPGIGKKTAERLLLELKGKLGADMGARAQAVSDAQADILQALLALGYNDKEAASALKALPADVGVSEGIKLALKSLAK; via the coding sequence ATGATAGGCAAATTGACCGGCGCACTGCTGGAGAAGAACCCCCCCGAGGTGCTGCTGGACTGCCACGGCGTGGGCTACGAGGTGCTGGTGCCCATGAGCACCTTCTACAACCTGCCGGCCGTGGGCGAGCGCGTCAGCCTGCTGACCCAGTTCATCGTGCGCGAGGACGCGCAGCTGCTCTACGGCTTTGCCACGCAGGCCGAGCGCCAGGCGTTTCGCGAGCTCATCAAGGTCAGCGGCGTGGGCCCGCGCACGGCACTGTCCATCCTCTCGGGCATGGGCGTGGCGGATCTGGCGCAGGCCGTGTCGCTGCAGGAGGCGGGGCGCCTCGTCAAGGTGCCGGGCATAGGCAAGAAGACGGCCGAGCGCCTGCTGCTGGAATTGAAGGGCAAGCTCGGCGCCGACATGGGCGCGCGCGCCCAGGCCGTGAGCGACGCACAGGCCGACATCCTGCAGGCGCTGCTGGCCCTGGGCTACAACGACAAGGAGGCCGCGAGCGCCCTCAAGGCCCTGCCTGCCGATGTGGGCGTGAGCGAGGGCATCAAGCTGGCACTCAAGTCGCTCGCGAAGTAG